A segment of the Ramlibacter agri genome:
GCCTCGGCGGAAGCGCACGTGATCTTCGGCACCGCCTACGACGAAGCGCTGGGCGACGACATCCGCGTGACCGTGGTCGCGACGGGCCTGTCCCGCCAGGGCCAGCAGCGCCGCACGGCGCCCCCGCTGCAGGTGCTGCGCACCGGCACCGACAACGTGCCGTTCAACGTGCCGACGGTGAACAACGCCATCGCCGGCCCGGGCGCGATCGTGACGCGCGAGATGCAGACGGCGGCGCAGCAGCCGGATTACGGCGGCATGGCCGTGCCCAGCGTGTGGCGCACCAACCGCACCCAGGCGGCGGCCAAGGTCGACGCGCTGTCCTCGGGCGGCATGGACGATTTCGAGATTCCCGCGTTTCTCCGGAAGCAGGCAGACTAAAAGAAATCTCCGAGGGTGAGAAGCATTGGGGCGGGTGCAGGAAAGGCCCGCCCTTTTTCTTTTTTACGCGGCTTCACGCCCGCTTCATGCCTCATTCACTGTAAAGCCGCAGGCTCTGCCGTGAGAGAGACCGGGACTATGGAGGGCATTGTGAAGATTGGAAACGCTGTCAGGGAGTGGCCCTTTACAATTCCGAGGATGCTGCGCCAGAGAACCCTCAAGTCCCTGACCAAGGCGGTCGGCGTGGGCCTGCACGGTGGCCAGCGGGTCGAACTGACGCTGCGCCCGGCCCAGCCGGACACGGGCATCGTGTTCCGCCGCACCGACCTCCCGCTGCCGGTGGACATCCCCATCTCGGCCCAGGCGGTCACGGATACGCGCATGGCGTCCACCATCTCCAATGGCGGCGTCAAGGTGCTGACGGTCGAACACCTCATGTCGGCCTGCGCCGGCCTGGGCATCGACAACCTCTACGTGGACATCACGGCGGAAGAAGTGCCCATCCTCGATGGCTCTTCGGCCTCCTTCGTGTTCCTGCTGCAGTCCGCGGGCATCGTGGAGCAGAACGCGCCGCGCCGCTTCATCCGCGTGCTGCGGCCGGTGGAAGTGCGGGAAGGCGAGGGCGAGAACCTCAAGTGGGCGCGGCTGGACCCGTACCACGGCTTCAAGCTGGGTTTCGAGATCGACTTCGACCACCGTGTGGTCAATTCGACGGGCCAGCGCTACGAGTTCGACCTGAGCAAGGGCAACTATTCGCGCGACATCGCCCGCGCCCGCACCTTCGGCTTCACCAAGGACCTGGAGATGATGCGCTCCCGCGGCCTGGCCCTGGGCGGCGGCATGGACAACGCGATCGTCGTCGACGACTACCGCGTGCTCAACTCCGAAGGCCTGCGCTACGACGACGAGTTCGTCAAGCACAAGATCCTCGACGCCATCGGCGACCTGTACCTGGTCGGCAAGCCGCTGCTGGCCGCCTACAGCGCCTTCCGTTCGGGCCACGCCCTGAACAACAAGCTGATCCGCGCCTTGCTGGCGGACCAGACCTCCTTCGAGGTCGTGAGCTTCGGCGACGAACGCCAGGCGCCGGCGGGCTTCGCGCAGCCGGCACGGGCCTGGTAAGGTCAGATCACCCGGCCGGTCTTGTACGCGCCGGTCGAGCGCCGCGCCACCTGGCCGGCCGCGCGGATCCGCTCCGTCGCCACCGACGCATGCGCGTGCGTGATCGCGAGGCCCAGCGCGTCGGCCGCGTCCTCGCCGGGCAGCCCCGGCAGTGACAGCAGGCGCTGCACCATCAGCTGCACCTGCTTCTTCGCGGCCTTGCCGGTGCCCGCCACCGCCTGCTTCATCTGCATGGGCGTGTATTCGGCGATTGCCAGGTTGGCCGTCACCAGCGCGGTGACGCAGGCGCCGCGCGCCTGCCCGAGCAGCAGCGTCGATTGCGGGTTGACGTTGACGAACACGATCTCGATGGCCGCCGCGTCGGGCTGGTAACGCACACGCAGCTCGCCGATGCCGTCGAACAGCACCTTCAGCCGCGCCGGCAGGTCGCCGCGATCGAGGTGGGTGGTGGTGATCGTGCCGCTGGCCACGTATTCCAGCTGCTGGCCGCTCACCACGTCGATCACGCCGAAGCCGGTGGTCTGGAGGCCGGGGTCGATCCCGAGGATGCGCATGGCGCGGATTATCCGGTCTGCACGCCGAAGTACCAGCGCACCGTGTGGAAGAAGATCGGCGCCGCGAAGCACAGCGCGTCGACGCGATCCAGCAAGCCGTTGGCCCCGGTGATGGACAAGGTGCGCGGACCCCACGAGGTGACGCCGCGATCGCGCTTCAGCGCCTTCATCACCAGGTGTCCCAGCAGCCCCGCGACACAGGCCACGAAGGCGGCCGCCAGCGCCTGCTCGGGCCGGAAGGGCGTGATGAAGGACAGCGCCGCGCCCAGCACGCTGCCGGCCAGCACGCCGACGGCGGCGCCCTGCCAGTTGAAACTGGCGCTCACGGCCGGCAGGCTCGGCGGACGGGTGAAGCGGCGCGCGACCAGGTGCTGCACCAGCATGCAGGCCTGCACCACGAACACGAGGAAGAACACCAGGAAGGCCTGCTTGCCGTCGTAGTTGCGGCCCGGAAAGCGCAGCAGCAGCAGCGCCGGCACGTGGCTCATGCCGTACACGCAGACCATGATGCCCCACTGCAGCTTGGCGTTGCGCTCCAGGTAGCGCTGCGTGTCGCCCGAGAGGGCGCTCGCCACCGGCAGCGCCAGGAACACGTAAACCGGGATGAACACCGTGAACAGGTCGAAGCGGCGCGTGGCCACCAGCCAGAACTGCAGCGGCAGCACCACGAAGAAGGCCAGCACCAGGCTGTGGTGGTCGCCGCGCCGGGTGGGCGACAGGGTGATGAATTCGCGCAGCGCGAAGAAGGCGATCAGCCCGAACAGGATCGTGGCCATGGTCTCGCCGGTGGCCCAGCCGAACCAGAACACCGCCACCATCACCCAGGAGGTCGCGAGCAGCTGGCGCAGGTGCCGCAGTTCCAGGTGCCAGGCCTCGTCCAGCGGCTCGCGCCGCCGGAAGGTGGCCAGCGTGGCGCTGACGCTGGCGATGACCAGCAGCCCGAACACCACGAAGAACAGCGCGGCGACCTGTTCGCGCGAATCGAGGCTGCGCAGGAACCGGTTCATGCCTTCAGATCTCCCGCAGCGCGATGACGGCGGCCCGCGCGCGGTCCAGGAAGGCGCGCCGCTCCTCGCCGGGCTCCAGCCGGATCGGCGCGCCGAAGGTCACCGAACAGAGGATGGGCACCGGCACCACTTCGCCCTTGGGCATCACGCGCTGGATGTTGTCGATCCAGGCCGGCACCAGCACCACGTCGGGAAATTTCTGCGCCAGGCTGTAGAGGCCGGACTTGAAGGCCTGCGGTTCTTCGCCCGCGCCGCGCGTGCCTTCGGGGAAGATCACGACGGAGTCGCCGCTGGCCAGCGCGTCGATCAGCGGCACCAATGGGTCTTCGTCGCCCTTGCGCTCGCGATCGACGTAGACCGCGTTGAACACCGCGGTCGTGATCCACTGCCGCAGCGGCGACTTGGTCCAATAGTCCTTGGCCGCGATCGGCCGCGTGATGCTGCGCAATTCCGCCGGCAGCGCGGCCCAGATCATCACCAGGTCGGCGTGGCTCTGGTGGTTGGCGAAGTAGATGCGCTGTTCGGCCTTGGGCGGGCAGCCGTACCAGCGCGCCTGCGAGCCGGTGAGGACGCGGATGAGGCCCAGCAGGAACAGGCCGAAAGCCTTCGCGGCCAGCGGCGACAGTTCCTTTTTCAAGGCAGTTCGGCCTCGCGCATGCGGGCGACGATGACGTTGGCGCGCCCGGACAGGTAGGCCGAGCCGGGATTCTTCTCGAAGCGCTTGGGCTGCGGCAGCATCACCGCCAGCCGCGCGGCTTCGTAGGGCGTGAGCCGGCTGGCCGGCTTGCGGAAGTAGTGCTGCGCCGCGGCCTCGGCGCCGAACACGCCTTCGCCCCATTCGACGTTGTTCAGGTAGATCTCCAGGATGCGCTGCTTGTCCAGCAGGTGCTCCAGCAGCATCGTCAGAACGAATTCCTGGCCCTTGCGCAGCATCGTGCGCTCGCCGGACAGCAGCAGGTTCTTGGCCAGCTGCTGCGTGATGGTGGAGCCGCCGACGATCTTCGGCGGCTTGGTGCTGGCGCGCACGACGGCGGGCCGCTTGGCATTGGCTTGCGCGCGCTTGGCGGCGACTTCTTCGGCCTTGGCGTTGCGGTCCCAGGCCTTCTCGATCGCGTCCCAGTCGACGCCGTCGTGGTTGACGAAGGTGCCGTCCTCCGAGGCGATGACCGCGCGCTTCAGGTTGTCGGAGATCGCGTCGTAAGCCACCCAGTGCTGGCTCCAGGGCAGCCGGTGCTTCTCGTTGTAGATGCGCCAGGCTTCCGAGCGCTGGAAGGTGGTGGACTCGGGCGCGACCGCCGCCATCATGGCGATGCGGCCGACGAAGAACAGCTGCAGCACGAGGCCTGCGAGCAGCACCAGGCCCACCCAGCGGAAGATCGCTTTCACTTGAGCTCCAGCTCCGCGCGCAGTTCTGCCAGCACCTGGCCCGAAGGCGGACGCACGCCGCGCCAGACCAGGAAGGCTTCGGCCGCCTGTTCCACCAGCATGCCCAGGCCGTCGCGGCCCGTGGCGCCATGGTCGGCGGCCCACTGCAGGAAACCGGCCGCGGCCGGGCCGTACATCATGTCCAGGGCCAGCGCGCCCGGCTTCAGCACGCTGGCGGGCACCGGGACCGCATCGCCGGCGAGGCTGCTCGCCGTGGCGTTGACGACGATGTCGAAGCTGCCGGCGCTGCCATCCAGCGGGCTGGCCGCCAGCACGACGTCATTGGCCGCCGCCAGGGTGGCATGGCTGGCCACCAGGGCGTGGGCCTTCGCCGCGGTGCGGTTGGCCACCACCACGCGGCGCGGGCGCGCCTCCAGCAGCGGGCCCAGCACGCCGGCCGCAGCGCCGCCAGCGCCCACCAGCAGCAGGTCGCGACCCGCCAGCTTGACGCCGGCGTTGCGCTCCAGGTCCCTCACCAGGCCGATGCCGTCGGTGTTGTCGCCCTGGATGATGGAGCCGTCGAAGCGCAGCACGTTGCAGGCGCCGGCCAGCGCCGCGCGGGCGCTGCGGTGGTCCACCAGCGAGGCGGCCTGGAATTTGAAGGGGACCGTGATGTTGCAGCCCTTGCCGCCTTCGGCCAGGAAGGCGCGCACGGCGGCGGGAAAGCCGTCCAGCGGCACCAGCCGCCGGCCATAGTCCACGGGTTGCCCGGTCAGGGCGGCGAAGCGGGCGTGGATCCACGGCGACTTGCTGTGTTCCACCGGGTTGCCCATGACGCAATAACGTTCCACGGGAACGATTTTCTCACCGGCTGGTCAGCTTTGTTTCCAGAGTGTCATCCCGGGTGAACTTGAAGCGCGAGACCACCACGATTTCGTCGGCCTTGCGCCGCATGGCGTCGTTGAAGCGGCCGAAAGGCCCGGCCGCGCGGGCAATGCTGGCCGCGCGGCGGTCCAGCGTGAGGTTGCCCGAGGATTCGACGATCTCGGTGTCCAGGATGCGGCCGTCGTGGTTGACGGTGACGATCATGGTCAGCTCGCCATAGAGCTTGCGCCCCTGCAGCTCCGGGAAGTTGCGGGTGCCACGCTCCTCGATCCTGCGGCGCAGGCCGTCGTAGTAGACCGCGTACACCTCCTCGCGCGTCGCGGGGCTGATGTAGCGCTTCTTGGGACGCGCGTTTTCCTCGTTGATGCGCCGCTCGATCTCGGCGAGCAGCTTCATCAGGTGGCGGCGCTTGTCCTCCTGCGCGGCCGTCTCGGCGTCGTGCGAGGCCAGCTTGGGGTCGGCCGGCGGCATGGCCGCCAGCGTGCGCTTCAACTGGGCCAGCATCAGCATCTGCTGGTCCTGCATGGACTCGATCTTGCGCTGCTCGTCCTCGGCGGCGTCGCCGAACTGCATCAGCGCCGAGGGCGGCAGGGGCGAGGTGGCGCGGCCGCTCTCGGCCTCGCCGCCGCCCGCCAGGCTGGCCTGGGCGATGGCCTGGGCCTTGACCGGCTTCTCGTTGCTGCGCGCGTTGACCAGCACCACTTCGAGCGGCGTGTCCTGGAAGACGCGGTTGAAGCCCTCGGGGTCGACGATGCGGACGGCCAGCAGGGCCGCATGCACGGCGACGGATGCGCCCAGGGCGATTTCCAGGGTGCTGAAGGACTTCAGGTTCACGAATCGGTCAGGTGGAACTGGGAGCGGCGACGGGCGCGCCCGCTTCTTCCTCCGGAGTGTCCGTGACATCCACCGCGATGGCAATCGGACCGGCCACGCTTTCCTCTTCGCTGTCTTCTTCTTCCGACACCGCCGCGGCATCCAGCCGCTCCAGCACCGTGCCGTTGACGTCCAGGGTGATCAGGTCGATGGCGCCCAGCTTCACGCGCACGCGGCTGCCGCGCGGCAGGTCCGCGGTGCCCAGCACCGGCAGCACCAGCGGCAGGGCGTCGGCGCGCGCCAGGGTTTCCTTGAAGACGGTGGCTTCCAGCTCCGTGATGCCCTGCTGCTGCAGGTACTTCAGGGTCCAGTAGCGCTCCATGCCGGCCTGGTTGGCGTTGTAGGCGCTGTAGGCGGCGTCGAAGGCGGAGATGATGGAGAACAGCTCCGCGTCCTTCGGCTTGAAGGGCGCGGCCAGCGCCGCGGTGCGGCCGTGGCGCGCGCCCGCGATGATCTGCCACTGGTTCACCAGGTCGGTGTAGCGGCGCAGCGGCGAGGTGCTCCAGGCATAAGCCTTCACGCCGATGCCCGCGTGCGGCGCTACCTTGGTCCCCATGCGCACCTTGACGCCAGGCGCCAGGCTGGCCTGGCTGCGGTAGATGGCGGGCACGCCGATGTCCCCGAGCCACTGGCCCCAGGTGCTGTTGGCGAGGATCATGGCCTCGGCCACGATCAGGTCCAGCGGCGCGCCGCGCCGGCGCATGGTGATCTCCACCGTCTCGTCGCCCTGCGGTTCGCCGTCCGCGCCGGGCAGGCGGAAGTTGTAATCGGGCCGGTTGAAGGTCTCCGGCTTGCCCCGCACCACCTCGCGCTGCGCCTTCAGCTGCTTCGCGAGCCGGAACAGGAAGGACAGCTGCGGGCGGAACTGCGCGGCGCTCGCCGGCACGTCGCCGGCGGGCGAGGCCGGGTCTTCCAGCCAGGCTTCGTCCAGGTGGGCATCGAGCTGGTCGTGGCGCAGGTTGGCCGCGATCGGCACGCGCTCCAGCCGCGTCTCGTGGCTCTTGACGGCAAGCGTGGCCTCGTCGAACTGCACGTACAGCGATACGGCGGGGCAGTCGCGGCCTTCGAGCAAGGTGTAGGCCTGGACCACGTCGTCCGGCAGCATCGTCACCTTGTAGCCGGGCATGTAGACAGTGGACAGGCGTGTGCGCGCCAGCTGGTCCAGCGGCGCGCCGGTCTGCAGCGCCAGGCCCGGGGCGGCGATGTGCACGCCCACGGTGACGGTGCCGCTGCCCAGCCCTTGCACCGACAGCGCGTCGTCGATTTCGGTCGTGCTGGAGTCGTCGATCGAGAAGGCCTGGACGTCCGCCACCGGCAGTTCGTCCTTGATGGCCGGCGCGGTGACCGGCGGGAAGCCCGTGCCCTTGGGGAAGTGCTCCAGCAGGAAGCGCTTCCAGTGGAACTGGTAGGGCGAGGTGATCGCGCCGGCCTTCTGCAGCAGGGCCAGCGGCGCTTCGTGCGTGCTGCGCGCGGCCTCGACCACGGCCTTGTATTCGGGCGCGTTCTTGTCCGGTTTGAACAGGATCTTGTACAGCTGATCGCGGATGGCGGGCGGGCAACTGCCCGCGGCCAGTTCCGCGGCCCAGGCGGCGATCTGCGCCTGCAACTGCTTCTTCTTCTCGATGGCCGCGAGCGCCTGCTGCAGGACCTCGGCCGGCGCCTTGCGGAAGCGGCCCTTGCCGGCGCGGCGGAAGTAGTGCGGCGCCTCGAACAGGCGCAGCAGCGCCGCGGCCTGCTGGGCCAGCGTGGCGTTGGCGCTGAAATACTCGCGCGCCAGGTCGGCGAAGCCGAATTCCTCCTCGGGCGCGAACTCCCAGGCCAAATCCAGCTCGATGCCTGTGGCCAACTGCTGCGCCTCGCGCAGCAGCTCGGCGGGGTTGGGCTTCTCGAACTTCAGCAGGATGTTGGCCGCCTTGACCTTCACCCGCTTGCCGCTTTCCAGCTCCACCTGCGACGATGCGTCGGCTTCCGACAGCACCCGCCCAGCCAGGAATTTCCCGGCATCCTCGAACAAAACGAACATCCCCCGATTGTCCCATGCGGGGCAGGTGGGGGCGCTCAGGCCAGCTGCAGGAACTCCATCACGTCCCGCAGGTGGGTGCCGAAGTCGGAGATCGCATGGTCCCCGCCTTCCAGCAGCTTGATCCGCACGCCCGGGTAGCGACCGGTCATCTCGCGCCAGTCCAGCACTTCATCGCCCTTGGCGATGACGGCGAAGTAGCGGTCCGGATGAGCCGCCGGGCCGCGTTCCAGGGCCCGCAGTTCGTCCACGTATTCGGGGGCGAAGTAGAAATGTTCCGCGGGGTCGTGCCAGGCGGTCTGCTCGCCGATGTAGCGCCCCAGGTCGCGCGCCGGATGCACGGCGGGGTTCAGCAGCACGGCGCGGCAGCCGGTGTCCTCGGCCACGCAGGTGGCATAGAAGCCACCCAGGGAGGAGCCCACCACGGCCATGGCCTCGCGCGGCCAGTCGCGTGTGCCTGCGCGCAACAGGTCCATGGCGGCGCGCGGGGAGGGCGGCAGCTGCGGGCACCACCAGGTCACGGCCGGGTGGCGCTCGCGCACGGCGGCCGCCATCGCCTGGGCCTTGAAGGAGCGCGGGGAGGAGCGGAAGCCGTGCAGGTACAGCAGATGGGTGACGGGCATAAGAGGAATCCTAGCTCCCCATGCGGAATGTCCCTAAACTCCCGGTGACAAGAAACGGAGCTAACGGGTGGGACAAACGGAAGGCGTGGCCGGCACCGAGGCGCCGGTGTCGGACGAACTGGTCAGGCGAAGCGTCGCCATCATCCTGGCGCAGACGCGCACGGGAGCGGTCACCGCGATCGTCATGGGCGGCCTGTTCGGCTTCATCTACGTGCCCACCGCCGGCTGGCTCGCCTACCTGGCGTGGTACCTGGTGTTCGCCGCCGGCATGGCCAGCCGCCAGCCTTACTTCCGCCGCCTGCTGGCGCGCGACGGCCCGACCCCCGCATCGCTGCGGCGCATCGCCTTCGTCGCCGCCTTCACCGGCTGGCTGGCGCCGCTGTCGGTGCCGCTGTTCGCGCACTACATCAGCATCGCCGACGTCGGCGTCATCACCATCATCATCGTCGGCTGGGTCTCGGTGGCCGTGGCCGTGCTGGCGGTGCAGCCCCGCGTCTATGGCGTGTACGTCACGGCCAGCCTGGCCACGGTGTACCTGGGCTGGATCCGGCTGGCCGACGCCTCGGACCTGGTCATGATCGGCATCAGCATGGCGCTGGGCGGCCGCATGATGGTGAAGCTGGGGCAGGACGTCTACATCCAGCTGCGCGACACGGTGGCTGCCGCGGAGCAGAACGCCTCGCTGGTCAGCCAGCTGCGCGACGCGCTGGCCCGCCAGCAGGAGGCGCAGAAGGCGCGCTCGCGCTTCCTGGGCGCCGCCAGCCACGACCTGCGCCAGCCGGTGCAGGCGCTGCTGTTCCTGTCCGACATCTTCCGCAAGTCGACCGACCCGGCGCGGCGCGACCAGATGGCGCTGCAGATCGCCCGCACCGGCGAATCCATCGACAGCATGTTCCGCCACCTGGTGGACTTCGCGCAGATCGACGCCGGCACCATGAAGGCCGTGCTGCGGCCCGTGCAGCTCGATCGCCTGGTGGGCGCAGCCGTCACGGGCTATGCCGAGAAGTGCGCTGCCAAGGGCCTCAAGTTCAAGCTGCAGATGGACGAGGAGCTGGCGGTCGCCGCCGACCCCGTGCTGCTGGAGCGGCTGCTGCGCAACTTCCTGGACAACGCCTACAAGTACTCGCTGCAGGGCGAGATCTCGCTGCGCGTGGCGGCCCACGGCGGCGAGGTGGAACTGCAGGTGACCGACCAGGGCGTGGGCATGAAGCCCGAGGAGCTGGGCCAGGCCTGCAACGCCTTCTACCGCGGGCCTTCGGCCAGCGTGGCGGAGGCCGAGGGCATCGGCCTGGGGCTGGCCATCTCCAAGCACATGGCCGACCTGATGCATGCGCAGTTGCAGCTGGTCTCGCATGCGGGCGAAGGCACGCGCGTCAGCGTGCGCTTGCCGCTGGTGCAGGGCGAGCAGCAGGCGCAGGCCGTCGGCGCCCCGCTGCGCGCCACTGCGCCGCTGGAAGGCCTGCTGGTGGCCGTGCTGGAAGACGACCGCCTCGCCCGCGACGCGCTGTGCGCCTGGCTGCGCGAAGCGGGCGCGCAGGTGGCGCAGGGCAGCAGCCTCGCGGTGCTGCAGCAGGAGCTGCGGCGCGCACCCGACTTCATGGTGGCCGACTTCCGCCTCCCGGAGGGCAACGGCGTCGAGGCGATCCACGCCATCCGTTCGCAGCATGGGCCGTTCCCGGCGCTGATCGTTTCCGGCGAACCCGACATCGCCGAGCGTGACCTGGGCCTGCCGGTGCTGCAGAAGCCGGTGACGCCCGAGCGCCTGCTGCAATGCCTGCGCCAGGCGCTGCCGGAGCGCAGCGCCCTGCCGTCCTCGCGCGTGAACGAACCGGCATGAGCGCGCCGCCGAGCGCGCCCACGCAACAGCCCCTTTCCGCTTCCTGGCGCGAGTGGATCCAGTCCGGCGACTGGAAGGGACAGGACGGCCCGGACTTCGACGCGATCGTCATCGGCTCCGGCTATGGCGGCAGCGTCGCGGCCCTGCGCCTGGCGCAGAAGAACTACCGCGTGCTGCTGCTGGAACGCGGCAGCGAATACCTGCCGGGGGAGTTCCCCAACGATTTCTCGCTGCTGCCCAAGTTCTTCCGGGCCAACATCCCCACGCGTCCTGCGCCCATGGGCCGGGCCACCGGCCTGGTGGAAGTGCACCTGGGCGAGGGCATGGTGGCCGTCACCGGCAATGGCCTGGGGGGCGGCAGCCTGATCAACGCCGGCGTCGTCATGCAGCCGGATGCCGACGTGTTCGCGCAGCCGCAATGGCCGGCGGCGATCCGCCACGGACCCGGCACGGTGCTGGAACCGTTCTTCGGTCGCGCGCGCGAGCAGTTGCGCGTCGCGCCCTGGGACGCGCAGCTGCCGCAGGGCGGCAAGCTGGCCAAGACTGCGGCGCTGGAGCGCCTGGGCGGCCGCCTGGGCGCGCCCTTCCGCGGCGTCGACACCACGGTCGATCCGGACCGCTGCCTGCGCTGCGGCGACTGTGCGGCCGGTTGCAACGTGCCCGATGCCAAGGGCAACCTGCCGCAGACCTACCTGCGCGCCGCGCTCGCCACCGGGCGGGTGCAGATCGTCACGCA
Coding sequences within it:
- the ruvC gene encoding crossover junction endodeoxyribonuclease RuvC, whose protein sequence is MRILGIDPGLQTTGFGVIDVVSGQQLEYVASGTITTTHLDRGDLPARLKVLFDGIGELRVRYQPDAAAIEIVFVNVNPQSTLLLGQARGACVTALVTANLAIAEYTPMQMKQAVAGTGKAAKKQVQLMVQRLLSLPGLPGEDAADALGLAITHAHASVATERIRAAGQVARRSTGAYKTGRVI
- a CDS encoding phosphatidate cytidylyltransferase → MNRFLRSLDSREQVAALFFVVFGLLVIASVSATLATFRRREPLDEAWHLELRHLRQLLATSWVMVAVFWFGWATGETMATILFGLIAFFALREFITLSPTRRGDHHSLVLAFFVVLPLQFWLVATRRFDLFTVFIPVYVFLALPVASALSGDTQRYLERNAKLQWGIMVCVYGMSHVPALLLLRFPGRNYDGKQAFLVFFLVFVVQACMLVQHLVARRFTRPPSLPAVSASFNWQGAAVGVLAGSVLGAALSFITPFRPEQALAAAFVACVAGLLGHLVMKALKRDRGVTSWGPRTLSITGANGLLDRVDALCFAAPIFFHTVRWYFGVQTG
- the lpxC gene encoding UDP-3-O-acyl-N-acetylglucosamine deacetylase, coding for MLRQRTLKSLTKAVGVGLHGGQRVELTLRPAQPDTGIVFRRTDLPLPVDIPISAQAVTDTRMASTISNGGVKVLTVEHLMSACAGLGIDNLYVDITAEEVPILDGSSASFVFLLQSAGIVEQNAPRRFIRVLRPVEVREGEGENLKWARLDPYHGFKLGFEIDFDHRVVNSTGQRYEFDLSKGNYSRDIARARTFGFTKDLEMMRSRGLALGGGMDNAIVVDDYRVLNSEGLRYDDEFVKHKILDAIGDLYLVGKPLLAAYSAFRSGHALNNKLIRALLADQTSFEVVSFGDERQAPAGFAQPARAW
- a CDS encoding YqiA/YcfP family alpha/beta fold hydrolase: MPVTHLLYLHGFRSSPRSFKAQAMAAAVRERHPAVTWWCPQLPPSPRAAMDLLRAGTRDWPREAMAVVGSSLGGFYATCVAEDTGCRAVLLNPAVHPARDLGRYIGEQTAWHDPAEHFYFAPEYVDELRALERGPAAHPDRYFAVIAKGDEVLDWREMTGRYPGVRIKLLEGGDHAISDFGTHLRDVMEFLQLA
- a CDS encoding transglycosylase domain-containing protein → MKAIFRWVGLVLLAGLVLQLFFVGRIAMMAAVAPESTTFQRSEAWRIYNEKHRLPWSQHWVAYDAISDNLKRAVIASEDGTFVNHDGVDWDAIEKAWDRNAKAEEVAAKRAQANAKRPAVVRASTKPPKIVGGSTITQQLAKNLLLSGERTMLRKGQEFVLTMLLEHLLDKQRILEIYLNNVEWGEGVFGAEAAAQHYFRKPASRLTPYEAARLAVMLPQPKRFEKNPGSAYLSGRANVIVARMREAELP
- a CDS encoding energy transducer TonB, producing MKSFSTLEIALGASVAVHAALLAVRIVDPEGFNRVFQDTPLEVVLVNARSNEKPVKAQAIAQASLAGGGEAESGRATSPLPPSALMQFGDAAEDEQRKIESMQDQQMLMLAQLKRTLAAMPPADPKLASHDAETAAQEDKRRHLMKLLAEIERRINEENARPKKRYISPATREEVYAVYYDGLRRRIEERGTRNFPELQGRKLYGELTMIVTVNHDGRILDTEIVESSGNLTLDRRAASIARAAGPFGRFNDAMRRKADEIVVVSRFKFTRDDTLETKLTSR
- a CDS encoding lysophospholipid acyltransferase family protein is translated as MAAKAFGLFLLGLIRVLTGSQARWYGCPPKAEQRIYFANHQSHADLVMIWAALPAELRSITRPIAAKDYWTKSPLRQWITTAVFNAVYVDRERKGDEDPLVPLIDALASGDSVVIFPEGTRGAGEEPQAFKSGLYSLAQKFPDVVLVPAWIDNIQRVMPKGEVVPVPILCSVTFGAPIRLEPGEERRAFLDRARAAVIALREI
- a CDS encoding ATP-binding protein, with translation MGQTEGVAGTEAPVSDELVRRSVAIILAQTRTGAVTAIVMGGLFGFIYVPTAGWLAYLAWYLVFAAGMASRQPYFRRLLARDGPTPASLRRIAFVAAFTGWLAPLSVPLFAHYISIADVGVITIIIVGWVSVAVAVLAVQPRVYGVYVTASLATVYLGWIRLADASDLVMIGISMALGGRMMVKLGQDVYIQLRDTVAAAEQNASLVSQLRDALARQQEAQKARSRFLGAASHDLRQPVQALLFLSDIFRKSTDPARRDQMALQIARTGESIDSMFRHLVDFAQIDAGTMKAVLRPVQLDRLVGAAVTGYAEKCAAKGLKFKLQMDEELAVAADPVLLERLLRNFLDNAYKYSLQGEISLRVAAHGGEVELQVTDQGVGMKPEELGQACNAFYRGPSASVAEAEGIGLGLAISKHMADLMHAQLQLVSHAGEGTRVSVRLPLVQGEQQAQAVGAPLRATAPLEGLLVAVLEDDRLARDALCAWLREAGAQVAQGSSLAVLQQELRRAPDFMVADFRLPEGNGVEAIHAIRSQHGPFPALIVSGEPDIAERDLGLPVLQKPVTPERLLQCLRQALPERSALPSSRVNEPA
- a CDS encoding ribonuclease catalytic domain-containing protein, with protein sequence MFVLFEDAGKFLAGRVLSEADASSQVELESGKRVKVKAANILLKFEKPNPAELLREAQQLATGIELDLAWEFAPEEEFGFADLAREYFSANATLAQQAAALLRLFEAPHYFRRAGKGRFRKAPAEVLQQALAAIEKKKQLQAQIAAWAAELAAGSCPPAIRDQLYKILFKPDKNAPEYKAVVEAARSTHEAPLALLQKAGAITSPYQFHWKRFLLEHFPKGTGFPPVTAPAIKDELPVADVQAFSIDDSSTTEIDDALSVQGLGSGTVTVGVHIAAPGLALQTGAPLDQLARTRLSTVYMPGYKVTMLPDDVVQAYTLLEGRDCPAVSLYVQFDEATLAVKSHETRLERVPIAANLRHDQLDAHLDEAWLEDPASPAGDVPASAAQFRPQLSFLFRLAKQLKAQREVVRGKPETFNRPDYNFRLPGADGEPQGDETVEITMRRRGAPLDLIVAEAMILANSTWGQWLGDIGVPAIYRSQASLAPGVKVRMGTKVAPHAGIGVKAYAWSTSPLRRYTDLVNQWQIIAGARHGRTAALAAPFKPKDAELFSIISAFDAAYSAYNANQAGMERYWTLKYLQQQGITELEATVFKETLARADALPLVLPVLGTADLPRGSRVRVKLGAIDLITLDVNGTVLERLDAAAVSEEEDSEEESVAGPIAIAVDVTDTPEEEAGAPVAAPSST
- the aroE gene encoding shikimate dehydrogenase, which produces MGNPVEHSKSPWIHARFAALTGQPVDYGRRLVPLDGFPAAVRAFLAEGGKGCNITVPFKFQAASLVDHRSARAALAGACNVLRFDGSIIQGDNTDGIGLVRDLERNAGVKLAGRDLLLVGAGGAAAGVLGPLLEARPRRVVVANRTAAKAHALVASHATLAAANDVVLAASPLDGSAGSFDIVVNATASSLAGDAVPVPASVLKPGALALDMMYGPAAAGFLQWAADHGATGRDGLGMLVEQAAEAFLVWRGVRPPSGQVLAELRAELELK